In Blastopirellula sediminis, the following proteins share a genomic window:
- a CDS encoding N-acetylmuramoyl-L-alanine amidase yields the protein MNRNFFCCALLIAAFPAFVWAEDSASPQALAQPDWVTFNPSPHQSERKGEAISAIIMHYTAGGAQASTVGWFRNPDAQVSSHYVVGRDGTVVQMVPLDKSAWHAGRSVLAGKSGVNAFSVGIEICNWGPLRKVDGKFVTYDGRKYQGPEPIQSADGRYWEPYTDAQYATLVKLSNYLIDQYAITHITGHSDIATPKGRKHDPGEGFDWEKIRAGLKEKNVKHIGPVTEAEPTSAS from the coding sequence ATGAATCGCAATTTCTTCTGCTGTGCGCTGCTGATCGCGGCGTTTCCCGCTTTCGTTTGGGCCGAAGATTCGGCCTCTCCGCAGGCGCTCGCGCAGCCTGACTGGGTGACGTTTAACCCGAGCCCGCACCAAAGCGAGCGCAAAGGAGAAGCGATTTCGGCGATCATCATGCACTACACGGCCGGAGGCGCGCAGGCGAGCACCGTCGGTTGGTTCCGCAATCCGGACGCCCAGGTTTCGTCTCACTACGTGGTTGGCCGCGATGGGACGGTCGTGCAAATGGTCCCGCTCGACAAGTCGGCCTGGCATGCGGGACGAAGCGTCTTGGCGGGCAAGAGCGGCGTCAACGCGTTCAGCGTCGGGATCGAAATCTGCAACTGGGGCCCGCTACGAAAGGTCGACGGCAAGTTCGTCACCTACGACGGCCGGAAGTACCAAGGTCCCGAACCGATCCAATCAGCGGATGGTCGCTACTGGGAACCGTACACCGACGCCCAGTACGCGACGCTGGTGAAGCTTTCGAACTATCTCATCGACCAATACGCGATCACCCACATCACCGGCCACAGCGACATCGCGACGCCCAAAGGACGTAAGCACGATCCAGGCGAAGGTTTTGATTGGGAGAAGATCCGCGCGGGGCTCAAAGAGAAGAACGTAAAGCACATCGGACCGGTTACCGAAGCGGAACCGACGAGTGCGTCGTAA